One region of Streptomyces subrutilus genomic DNA includes:
- a CDS encoding cold-shock protein translates to MACRPVPTERTHPAQAASNAPLRRVARPRRPSAAVTPHSAGSRPCSRPPPRWRPGGQCRFWIQAERRVRRVSPFGVVKWFDPDRGTGLISQEGAGPDVQAEASAIQGEDGCLRQGEEVFFNMTLDSWGLRADNIHRSVRREARRLNPSDVVTLHQGLLCP, encoded by the coding sequence GTGGCATGTCGCCCGGTGCCCACCGAACGGACCCACCCGGCTCAGGCGGCGAGCAACGCGCCGCTGCGGCGCGTTGCTCGCCCCAGGCGCCCCTCGGCTGCAGTCACGCCGCATTCCGCTGGTTCACGCCCCTGCTCACGCCCTCCCCCTCGGTGGAGACCGGGCGGACAGTGTCGCTTCTGGATCCAGGCAGAGCGGAGAGTGAGACGAGTGTCGCCCTTCGGTGTCGTGAAGTGGTTCGACCCAGACCGGGGCACCGGTCTTATCAGCCAGGAGGGTGCCGGGCCTGACGTTCAGGCGGAAGCCTCGGCCATTCAGGGAGAGGACGGCTGTCTACGCCAGGGTGAGGAGGTCTTCTTCAACATGACGCTGGACAGTTGGGGACTACGAGCCGACAACATCCACCGTTCGGTACGCCGAGAGGCCCGGCGCTTGAACCCATCGGACGTGGTGACGTTGCATCAGGGGCTCTTATGCCCCTGA